In the Bos mutus isolate GX-2022 chromosome 15, NWIPB_WYAK_1.1, whole genome shotgun sequence genome, AAGTTAAAGGAAATCTTCTGATATCTGTTGCAGATCTGTCGGTGAGAAAAATAACTTGGTGTGGTGAAATTTTTGAGTTAAACTATAGGAATAATTATGttcttaaattatataaaataatctctCCAGATTTTGGTAAAAATTACTTGCTCTCTTGGTTTTCCTTAGAAATTAAGGTGTTTAAAAGTTGGGGATTctaatttaaatatgtaattaaagtTACTAGACATAATAAAACATTTCACTATATAGTAGGAAAGTGGGttatatattttgagaaaaaagtTTTATGCATGGCCAGGCTTATTTTAGTTTAAACTTAATTGGGTAAATGGATTTTGTTATTAAAAGTAGACTGGTACAGGACTAGATTTGGTTCCTTTCTGCCAAAAGAACAAGTTTACTTCAAATGCTGCTTTTGATAATATATGTGAACTTCCTTGCCTTTCAATGATatgattttgttttgaaatattttaagtgacCTATGATTCCACCAGACCAAATgttcttaaaacattttgaagTTTTTGACGAGCTTCTTATCAaattctgggtttcccaggtggtattagtggtaaagaactggcttgccaatgcaggaggagtaagagacctgggtttggtcactgggtcgggaagatcccctggaggagggcatggcaacccactccagtattcttgcctggaggagaatgccatggacagaggagcctggcgggctaccggccatgaggtcgcaaagaatcctacaggactgagcaactaatacacacacacaatcaaattctaattaaatttcttttgactTCAGCTTGCTCtgggatgcttcagagggcccctaaGTCATGAGATAATCCTTCCcaggcaaatactggagtgggttgccattcccttctccaggggatcttccagacccagggatgaaatccaggtcttccacatttcaggcggattcttttccatctgagccaccagagaagctcagcacattgagtggcctaCCAGGGAACTCTCCACCAGATTTGGGAATGAGCATTCCTATCATCACAAGATGAAATGGTCATGAAATACCCCAAAAGCTAGGATCAAacttataaatatgaaaaagccTTGCCAGCTGGAAACTGACACTTGCtctctacctctacaaggattaaatcatgagcCACTGCAGTTCTGACCTTGAACATCCCTGAAAGGAGTTTCAGGGTGGAGATTAGGAATGGGGCACACTGTACTCAGGGGTAAAACTGGCAAAACAGGCTCtcaaatagaaattttaagaaGATTTTTATGAGCCTAAATCATCACATCTTCTCATatcttaaaaagtattaaaatcacTAATGGTGATGCCTTTTTGGCAATTTAGGAGAGAAATGCATTTGAATATAAAAATGGAGTAGCTGTCAGACTCAGACATGCCTAGTCGGTCTCACAACAGTGTCTGTTGGAATTGTAACCCAGCAGAACACTGTAGGTACCTCTATCAAGTCTATGATTAACCTCCTTATCTGaacctttattctttttcttgttcaaaACTTGTTCTCCTCAAGATTGAGAATTGTCAAAGAAATAGGGGGAATTGTAGCCCAGCAGGACCCTAaggggccttcccaggacaggcTTTTCCCATATCTTCTACTTTAGATATACCTAGATAGCAGTATTTGATGCAATAATTTGACTGATAATGTTAACTCTGTAATATCACCCTGTTCCCTCACCCTCAGCCACTCAGAATTGTACACTCACTGATCACATACCCTGAaacccccttcccttccctgggttttaaaaattctttgctgAATTTCACCCTGTGCCGGGAGCtcagggtggtgggtgggggaggggaagtgagTGCAGCACATAAACTTCTTGTCTCTTTGCATGGCCCTACAATAAATACTTCTCTGCTTCAAACTTCAGTGTTTCTGTGTGTTTGGCCTCACTCTATCAGGCACACAAACTTGCTCTAACAAAACTGTTCCAAAAATGTTGGTATACATGTGATCAGTATACATATGATTTTAGTGAAGGAAGAATACATGCAATCAGGCACATATTTGTTTGTAGAAGATTAACACTAGTCACCAGGGGCAGAGGTCATTATGAagaattttagtgcttttctagatacaagaagatgcaagaattgggctcatgaAATCTCCTGAAAACATGTAACTATCTGAAGAcatgttctgccagtttttcccagagcacagtgtCTCATTCTTGatttccaccctgaactccttttagGGAGTGTTAAAGttcagcagctgcagtggctcTAATTGGATCTTTGTAGAGGTAGAACGCAAGTGCCAATTTATAGGTGACAGtatattgtattgctttttaaCTTAATCAGTCTATGCTCTCTCTTCTCCAAACTTTATTGTATCAAAGAATATCCTATAGTAATCTTTTCTCTACAGCTATTCTCTCCAACAGCGATAAAACACTCCTATACTTTCCTGCTATAAGTGCATGACTGCTTTCTGGACAGATAAAAACGTCCTTAGGTTAAAAAAATGACTGATTTATGCTCTCAACTAGGTGAATGACAAGCTTTGagctaaaacaagcaaaaataataaagcattttgAGCTCATTTCCTGTTTATCTCTTTAAGCAGATCTCTCTTGAAAATATATCACATGATGATTTAACATGGTTGTAGAACTTTAATCTTATGTTTTCCACTTTTCACAGATTTTGCAACAAACTCTGGTCTTGTGGCTGCCTCCTCCAGTCATGCTTTtcgttactgctactgctactgctaagtcacttcagtcgtgtccgactctgtgtgaccccatagacggtagcccaccaggctcccccgcccctgggattctccaggcaagaacactggggtgggttgccatttccttctccaatgcatgaaagtgaaaagtgaaagtgaagtcgctcagtcatgcctgactctgtgtgacccaatggactgcggcctaccaggcttctccatccatgggattttccaggcaagtgtactggaatggggtgcagTTGCCTTTTGGTTACTAACTCCACACAAGTCCCCTTCTATTTCATCCTCATGGGCATGGCCATCTTTCATACCTGGATTTCCATCCCATTCTGCTGTCTGTACACTATCTCTATTGCAGGCAACACCACCTTACTGGCTGTCATCAGGGCAGAGCCCTCTCTGCATGAACCCATGTACTTGTTTCTTTCCATGTTGGCCCTAACAGACCTGGGACTTAGCCTCACTGCTTTGCCTACACTCATGAGGATCCTCTGGTTCAATGCCTCAGAGATCAGCTTTGAGGCTTGCTTTATTCAGTTCTTCTTCCTCCATGGATTCTCCTTTATGGAATCTTCTGTGTTGTAGGCCATGTCTTTTGCCACCACGTGGCCATTTGCCACCCTCTCCATTATTTTTCCATCCTCACCAAGAAGGCAATCTGCAGAATAGGTCTAGCCATCATTTGCCACTATCTTCTGGCTGTTCTTCCTGCATTGTTTCTGTTGAAAAGGCTCCCCTTTTATGGCTCCCCTCATCTCTCCCACTCCTACTGCCTCCATCAAGACATTATTCACCTGGTGTGTGCTGACACCACTACAAATAATGGGTATGGATTTGTTCTAGCTCTGCTTATTATCGTACTGGACCCCTTGCTCACTGTGCTGTCCTATGCACTCATCCTGGGACATGTCCTCAGAATTGCCTCCCAGGTTGAAAGGCTCCGGGCCCTCAGTAACTGTCTGTCCCACATTTTGGCTGTTTTGGTCCTTTACATACCCATGGTTGGTGTGTCCATGACTCACCGCTTTGCCAAGCATGCTCCCCGAGTTGTACATGTCAGTATGGCCAGTGTCTATGTACTAGCACCTCCTGTGATGAACCCCATTATCTACAGTGTTAAGACCAAACAGATCCGCTGAAGGatctttgatctctttgctcATAGACAGTTGGAATAGAGTGTTGAGAAGTGGGCTTTTGGTACTACTTTGTAAAATAATAGTTTGAGAAACTTGAAAAATTGGTTTGAATGTCTAGTCATGTATGAATCAGGAAGCAGGGTTGAGAGTTAAATACAATATTATGTTCATTGGATTTGTAATTTAAGCTAAGTTGAACCGCCTGCATGTGGCAGAGCTGCTTCATTTACACGCACTTTTTGCACGCTAAGTTCCTCAACATTTGTATCCTGGAATTGCCAAGCTTCTAGTTCAAGATGTGAAATATGTTATAGAGTGAACTACCTGAGTTAGGTAACCCTTCAAAAGTCCTTCAAATGGGGACATCCTGTTTTCAACAGTGTCTCTTCTTGTGAAGCTCTCCCCTAACATGTACATGAAgccgctaagttgcttccattTACACTGTTTCTTCTCGGAAAATGCCCTGAGAAGTAATTCTGGatccaaaagaaaacacaaaacaaaacaaaaactcactaGGCATCAAACGTGGGGTCTCTCATGATTCAATATAAGTTCTAGGGTTTCTCCTTCTCACCTCTCAGCTTCTAAGTGGCAATTATTTAATCTTG is a window encoding:
- the LOC102281424 gene encoding LOW QUALITY PROTEIN: olfactory receptor 51Q1-like (The sequence of the model RefSeq protein was modified relative to this genomic sequence to represent the inferred CDS: inserted 1 base in 1 codon; substituted 1 base at 1 genomic stop codon), translated to MGCSCLLVTNSTQVPFYFILMGMAIFHTWISIPFCCLYTISIAGNTTLLAVIRAEPSLHEPMYLFLSMLALTDLGLSLTALPTLMRILWFNASEISFEACFIQFFFLHGFSFMESSVLXAMSFXHHVAICHPLHYFSILTKKAICRIGLAIICHYLLAVLPALFLLKRLPFYGSPHLSHSYCLHQDIIHLVCADTTTNNGYGFVLALLIIVLDPLLTVLSYALILGHVLRIASQVERLRALSNCLSHILAVLVLYIPMVGVSMTHRFAKHAPRVVHVSMASVYVLAPPVMNPIIYSVKTKQIR